A region of the bacterium genome:
GGGGGCCCGACGAAGGGCGATTGGGGTGGTCGGGGCGGGGAGATTCGAACTCCCGACCTCCTGCTCCCGAAGCAGGCGCGCTAACCGGGCTGCGCTACGCCCCGACCTTGAATCTGGGGATGAGCCGGACCGGGAAAGCCGAAGGGCTTCAGCCGGTTGAGCTGCCTGTCGTGGACGCGCTACTGCCACAGCGAGATGACCCCCTGGGACACGAGCGTGACCACCAGTCCGGCGATCAGGATGCCAAGAATGATACATGGGACCGCCATCCGCAAGGGAAGTTTGAAGAGGTAGGCGGCCACGGATCCGGTCCAGGCGCCGGTCATCGGGGCGGGGATGGCGACGAAGAGGATCAGGCCCAGACTCTCGTATTTCTTGATGACGGCGCTGCGGCTGACGGTGCGGCGGAAGAGCCAGTCGAAGAAGCGGTCCATGGTGCGGAAGCGGCGCAGGCGCCGCTCGGCGGGACCGAGCAGGGTCAGGATCGGCAGCACGGGCACGAAGTTGCCGAGCACGGCCAGCAGATAGATGGTGACGGGGCTTGTCATGCCCATGGCGTAGCCGGCGGGGATGGCGCCCCGCAGCTCGAAGATGGGCAGCATGGCCACCAGGAAGACGGCGACCGGCGGCGGCAGGTGGCCGATCCACTCCAGGACGTGTTCACGCAAGGTCGTCTCCCCCGGTTTCATCGCCCGGGACGGCGTCGGTGAGGGTGTCGTTGAGGGCGCCGGCCGCGGCGGCGGCGGCGATGCCGCTCAGCAGGGGCACGAAGCGGCAGCTGACCGACTGCTCGACCAGCACCTCCTCGCCCCGGCGCTGGTAGCGGTAGAGGACCTGCTCCTTGCCGCGGTTGACGGGAATGAGCAGGCGGCCCCCGTCGCGCAGCTGGCCCACGAGCAGGGGCGGCAGCTGGGGCGCGCAGGCGGTGACGATGATGGCGTCGAAGGGGGCGTGGTCCGGCGCGCCGACGGTGCCGTCGTGGGCCAGGACGGTGATGTTCTCCAGGCCGAGTTCGTCGAGGGTCGTGCGCGCCCGATCGGCCAGCGGCGCGATGCGCTCGACGGACACCACCGAGCGGGCCAGACGCGCGAGGATCGCGCCCTGGTAGCCCGAGCCGGTGCCGACCTCGAGGACGTGCTCGTCGCCGCGCAGCTCCAGGAGCATGGTCATCAGCCCGACGGTGAAGGGCTTGCTGATGGTCTGGCCGAAGCCGATGGGCAGGGCGCTCGGCTGGTGGGCGCGGTGGCGCAGCAGGGGCGGCACGAAGAGGTGACGGGGCACCTCCTCCATGACGCGCAGCACGTGCGGGTCGTCGATGCCCTCGGCCGCGAGCTGCTCGCGGACCATGCGGCGGCGGGCGACGGCGAACTCCCTCATCCGGCGGCGCTCCCGGAATCGCCGGGCCGCGGCAGGCCCTCGCGCTCGAGGCGCTTCATCTCCTGGTGCAGGCCGTAGTGGGTCAGGTCGACCATCAGCGGCGTGAGGCTGACGTAGCCCTCCTCCACGGCGTTGTAGTCGGTGCCGTCGGCGCGGGCCCAGGTGGGGCCCTGGCCGCCGATCCAGAAGTAGGGCTTGCCGTGGGGGTCGACCTGGTCGGTGATCACGTTCTGGTAGACGCGGCTGCCGAGGCGGGTGACGCGGATGCCCTGGATGTTGTCGACCGGGCCGTCGGGGATGTTGATGTTCAGCAGCGAGCCCTTGCGCAGGGGGAAGGCCAGGATGTCGTCGATGGCCGCGCGGATGAAGGCCGCGGCGCCCGAGAAGTCGGTCGGATGCCAGGCCGCGAGGCTGAAGGCGTAGCTCGGGATGTTGAACATGGTGCCTTCCATGGCGGCGGCCACGGTGCCGGAGTAGATGACGTCCTCGCCCATGTTCGGCCCGTGGTTGATGCCGCTCATGACGACGTCGGGCGGATCGGAGCGCAGGATCTTCTCCATGGCCACCAGCACGCTGTCGGTGGGCGTGCCGGTGACGGCGTAGCGGCCGGGCCCGTGGTCGATGATGCGCAGCGGCGAGGTGAGCGTCAGGCTGTGGCTCGAGGCGCTCTGCTGGTCGTGGGGCGCGACGACGGTCACGCGGTAGCCGTCCAGGGAGCTGATGGCGTCGACGAGAACGCCGAGACCGTGGGCGTCGATGCCGTCGTCGTTGGAGATCAGGACGTGCTTCATGGGCTACTCCCGGCTGGTCAGAAGCATGAAGACGAGCCGGAAGAAGCGGCCCGTGTCGACGAACGGGTTGATGGAGCTGACTTCGTCGCCGTACACCGTGGTGATGGGCGCCGACCCGATGCGGTGGCCGCGGCGCGCCAGGCGCACCAGGATCTCGGACTCCGAATCGTAGCGGCTGGTGCGCAGCACCAGGCCGGCGAAGCAGGCCACGCGGTACAGGCGGTACCCGTTCTGGCTGTCGGGGATCTCGCAGCCGGCCAGGCGGCTGATGACCCAGCTCGTGAACAGGTTGGTCATCTTGCGCAGCCAGGGCATGTCGGCGGTGGCCGCCATGCGCGTGCCGACGACCACGTCGAGGCCGCCCTGGTCGGCGGCGTCGCGAAAGCCCTGCATCTCCTCGGGCAGGTGCTGCCCGTCGCTGTCCATGGTGAAGACCCAGGCGAGGTTCTCGCGCTGGGCCCAGGCGTAGCCCGTCTTGAGGGCCTCGCCCTTGCCCTTGTTCACCTCGTGCACCGCGACCTCGGCGCCGGCGGCCCGGGCGGCGTCGGCGGTGCCGTCGGAACTGCCGTCGTCGACCACGAGCACCCGCACGTCGGGCTGGGCGGCCCGGATCCGGCCGATCACGTCGGGCAGGAAGCGGGCGGCGTTCAGGGCGGGCAGGATGGCTCCGTACGTCATCAGCGTCTACCAGGGCCGCGGCGGCGACGAGTCGGGTGTGCGGGACGGGATCCGGCTTTCCAGCATATCCGCGCCGGGGGCGCGTGTCATGGGAAAAGCCGCGCCGAGGGGGATCAGGCCGCCTGCGGACGAATTCCGTCCCCTTCGCCCCGAAACGAAAAACTGCCCCGAAGGGCAGTCGAAGGGTTGATCTGGTCGGGACGGCGAGATTCGAACTCGCGACCCCTTGCCCCCCATGCAAGTGCGCTACCGGGCTGCGCCACGTCCCGACCTGATCGAGCGGACAAAATAATACGCTGTCCCGACATCGACAAGAACCAAATCGGCGCTCAGCCCTCGCCTTTCATGGCCTTGGGGGCCGTCGGCGCGGTCTCGGCCTTCAGTTCCCGCACGAGCCGCAGGATCTCGCCCAGTTCGGCCTTGAGGTAGGCCAGGCGCTCCGGATCGGACATGCTCTCGAAGCCGAGGGTCATCTGGGTCTGGGCCGGAATCTCCGCCTCGGCCGGCTTGGCCTTCCGCTGCTCGCGGAGGGCCTTGCGGGCGCCGGCGATCTTGAAGCCCTGTTCGTACAGGAGCTCCTTGATGGCGAAGATCTCGTCGATGTCCGGGGCCCGGTAGCGGCGGCTGCCGGTGCGGGTCTTGCGCGGTTTCAGGCTGGGGAATTCCCCCTCCCAGTAGCGCAGGACATGGGCCTTGATGCCCGTGATCCCGGCCACCTCGGAGATGGAATAGTAGAGCTTGCTCGGGTAGTCGGGTTTGCCCGCCATGTCTCCGGTCACTTCCGATGGGCGCTGTTTTCCCCCGCACGCCCCCTGTGGGCGGCGATTCCCCGCGCCGTCATCCGTCTGCCTCGTCCCGCAGCTCCCGCTCCATCAGTTCGCGCATGGCCTGCCGCGGTGGTTTCCCGGAGAATAACACATCGTGAACCTGTTTGGTAATAGGAAGTTCGACCCCCAACTTCTCGGATAACTTCAATGCCGCCCGGGTCATATGGACGCCTTCGACGACCTGGATCGATCCGGCCAGGATCTCGTCGGGGGTGCGGGGCCCCTGGGTGACGGCCTCGCCGAAGTTGCGGTTGCGGGAATGGCGGCTGATGCAGGTGGTGATCATGTCGCCGATGCCGGCCAGGCCGAAGAAGGTCTCCTTGCGCCCGCCGAGGGCGCAGCCGAGGCGCGCGAGCTCGAACATGCCGCGGGTCATGAGGGTGCCGCGGGTGTTGTCCCCCGCCCCGAGGCCGTCGGCCATGCCCACGGCCAGGGCGATGATGTTCTTGAAGCCCGACGCGATCTCGACTCCGGCCATGTCGTCGTTGGTGTAGACGCGGAAGAAGGGTCCGGCGATCCAGGTCTGCCAGTGGCTCCAGTCGCCGCCCGGGCCGCCGGAGAGGACCACGGCGGTCGGCTGCTCGAGCGCGACCTCTTCGGCGTGGCTGGGGCCGAGCAGCACGGCGACCGGGTGCTGGTCGGCGATGCCGGCCTGGGTCAGCTCCTCGCCGATGACCTCGCTGATGCGCTCGAGGGTGCTGACCTCGAATCCCTTGGCCATGTTCACGATCGGCGCCCCGGCGCGGAAACGGGACGAAGCCGCGACCTTGCGCATGACCTCGCGGACGACCTGGCTCGGCACCACCACGAAGACGATGTCGGCGTCGCGCAGGGTGTCGTCCAGATCGAGGGTGGCGCGCATGTTGGGCGGCAGGCGGATGTCGCCGAGGAAGTCGGGATTGGTGCCGGTCTGGTTGATGGAATCGACCTGCCTGGCGTCGATGCCCCACAGGACGACGCGCTCCCACTTGTGGCAGAGATGGCGGCCGAACGAGGTGGCCCAGCTGCCCGTGCCCAGCAATGCGGCTTTCATGGCGTCCTTTCGGTCGGCGTCAGGAGGTCGGCGGCGCGCCGTCGTCGTCCGGGCCCGGGGCCGGTCCGCCCCCGATGCGCCCCTCGGTTCCTGCCCGCAGACGGGCGATGTTGGTGCGGTGCTTGAAGATCACCCAGCCGCAGATGAGCAGCGTGAAGGCGATGATCGTCTTGGACGTCTCCAGCGATTTCAGCTCGAAGAAGAAGACCGCCAGGGGCAGCACGCTGGCCGCGGTGATGCTGGCCAGGGAGACGATGCGGGTCGTGGCGAAGACGGCGCCGAACGCGGCCAGGGTGACCAGGACCGCGAAGGGCTCCAGGACCGCGAAGGCCCCGCCGGTGGTGGCGACGCCCTTGCCGCCGTGGAAGCCCACGAAGGGGCTGAAGGTGTGGCCCATGGCCGACACGAAGCCGGCGAAGATGCGGAACAGGTCGGGCGTGATGTGGAACGGCGTGGGTTCGCCCTCGGGCCAGGTGTTCACGAGGGCCGTCATGAGGGCCACCGCGCCCGCCCCCTTGGCCATGTCGAGCACCAGGCAGAGGATGCCCCAGCCCGGCCCGAGGGTGCGGAAGACGTTGGTGGCGCCCAGGTTGCCGCTGCCGTGCTGGCGCAGGTCGATGCCCTTGACCTGCTTGCCGATGATGAAGCTGAACGGGATCGAACCGAGGCCGAATGCCAGCAGGAGGAAGAGGATCAGCAGCATGGAGTCCCTTGTCGGTGTGCGGTGACGACATCGTCCCGGGTGCGCGGGGCGCCCGGCGCAGCGGCGATCAGTGCTTTTTCATCTTCACAAAAATCCGGCTGCCCGTAAAGCCGTATTCCTTCCGCAGCTGGTTGTTGATGAATCGCAGGTAATTGCGGGCGAAGAACTTCGGCTCGTTCACGCTCATCAGGAAGGTGGGCGGGGCCGACTCGATCTGGGTCGTGTAGTAGATCTTGCCGACACCTCCCCCGTGGGCCCGCGGCTGCTGGAACGACACGATGCGCTCCATGACCGCGTTGACCTCGCTCGTGGAGACGCGCTTCTGCCGGTTCTCGTGGACCTCCCACACCTTTTCCATGATGCGGCCGGTGCGCTGCTTGGTCAGGGCGCTGATCATGAACCAGGGCGCGTAGGTGAGGAACGGGACGTCCTGGCAGAACTTCTCCCAGTGCTCGTTGTGGGTGTTGGTCTCCTTGCTGACCAGGTCCCACTTGTTGAAGATGACCACCACGCCCTTGCCCTGGTCGTGGATCATGCCGGCGATCTTGGCGTCCTGGTTGGCCGAGCCGGCGGCCGCGTCGACGATGAACACCGCCACGTCGCACTGTTCGAGGGCCCGGATCGAGCGCATGTTGCTGAAGACCTCGATGGCCTCGGTGACCTTGGACTTGCGGCGCAGGCCGGCGGTGTCGATGAGGCGGATCGTCTTGCCGTGCCACTTGAGGTCGGTGTGGACCGAGTCGCGCGTGGTGCCGGAGATCTCGCTCACGAGGGCGTGGTTGTGGCCCGTGAGGATGTTCAGCACGCTGCTCTTGCCCACGTTGGGGCGGCCCACGATGGCGACGCGGCAGTCGCAGGGCGTCTCGACCTCGTGCTGCGGAAAGCCCGCCACGACGCTGTCCAGCAGGTCGCCCACGTTGTGGCCGTGCAGGGCGCTGATGCCCACGGGCTCGCCCAGGCCCAGCTTGTAGAACTCGTGCACGGCGTGCTGCTCGCTCTCCTTCTCGAGCTTGTTCACGCACAGCACCACCGGCTTGTTCTTGCGGCGCAGATCGCGGGCGATGGCCTCGTCCCAGGCCATGGGCCCCACCTTGCCGTCGACGAGGAAGAGCACCACGTCGGCGTCGTCGATGGCGTGCTGGGCGATCTCGGTGACGACGGCGTCGAAGTCGGACACCGTCTCGCCGAAGGGGATGATGCCGCCGGTGTCGAGCAGGATGAAGGGGTGGCCGGCCCAGTCGGTGGTCTCGGTGATGCGGTCGCGCGTCACACCGGCGGTCTCGTGCACGACCGAGCGCCTCTCCCCGATGATCCGGTTGAAGAGGGTCGACTTGCCGACGTTGGGGCGGCCGACGATGGCCACGGTGCGCAGCGCCACGGTTTTTCTCCTGCCGCAGGTGCCGCCGGGCAAGCCGGTTGGGCGGCGGGGTTCAAGTGTCTTCTTTGAGATCGCGGGCGGGCGCCCGGGACCGGACGCCGCCGTCGAAACTAGCCCAGCCGCCGCCAGAAATCAACAAAACCGTCCTCCTCGCCCAGGTGCAGGCGATGGGGCTGGTCGGCGCCGATCTCCGCGAGGGTCATGCCGTCGAGGGTCAGGCCGTCGGCGTTGATGACGCGGGGGCTGAAGACGACCGTGCGCACCGGGTCGGGCGGCAGCTGCAGCAGGGCCCGCCTGAGGTCGGCGCCGGTGAGGAGCCCGGCCACGGTGACGGTGTGACCGTAGAAGCGGTTCTCCACCCCCACCACCTCCACGGGCGGCAGGCCGGGCCGGTCCAGGACGGGGGCGAACTCGCGGCGCCAGGCCCGGGCGGCCAGTTCCCCCGTGAGCACCGTCAGCGGTTGGCGGGGCTCGTCGCCGTCCTCGGCGGCCCAGTCCAGTTCCTCGGCCCAGGTGTCGCGCAGGCGGCAGGTCAGGCCGATGGCGTTGTCCACCTGCCAGAAGCCGTCGTAGGTGGCCGCGGCCGGGAAGGGGCGCTCGGCCGCGAGGAAGAATTCATCGCTGAGATAGACGAAGCTGTAGCCGAGCCGCTCGCGGGCCTCGGCCTGCCAGCCGGCCACCTGGTCGACGACCTCGGCGGCCAGGGCGGGGGTGACGGGATCGAGCTTCGTCAGGCCCTTGCGGTGGGCGCTGAGGCCGACCGGCACGATGGCCAGCGACTTGACGCCTCCCGGCGGCTGCTCGGCGTCGGCGGCCGCCACCACGTCGCTGTAGTCGGGCAGTCCCTCGTCGGTGCGCTCGTAACCGTAGCCGCGCTCGCACACGGTGGTAAAGGCCTCCTCGCCGTCGGCCACGGGCACGCCCAGTTCGAGCAGGTCCCGGAAGGTGCGCTCGAGGATGGCGCCGTCGTTCCAGCCCGGGCAGAGCACCACCTGGGTGTGGATCTCGATGCCCGCCTCGCCCAGCTCGCGCAGCATGGCGATGATGTCGAAGCGACGCTTGATGCCGAGCATGCGCGTGCGCACGTCGATGTCCGTGGCGTGCACCGAGACGTAGAGCGGGCTCATGCGCTGCTCGATGATGCGCTGGAAGCCCTTGCGGTTCATGCTCGTCAGGGTGATGTAGTTGCCGTAGAGGAAGCTGAAGCGGTAGTCCTCGTCCTTGACGTAGATCTGGTCGCGCATGCCGGCAGGGTTCTGATCGATGAAGCAGAACACGCAG
Encoded here:
- a CDS encoding small multi-drug export protein, translated to MKPGETTLREHVLEWIGHLPPPVAVFLVAMLPIFELRGAIPAGYAMGMTSPVTIYLLAVLGNFVPVLPILTLLGPAERRLRRFRTMDRFFDWLFRRTVSRSAVIKKYESLGLILFVAIPAPMTGAWTGSVAAYLFKLPLRMAVPCIILGILIAGLVVTLVSQGVISLWQ
- a CDS encoding protein-L-isoaspartate(D-aspartate) O-methyltransferase yields the protein MREFAVARRRMVREQLAAEGIDDPHVLRVMEEVPRHLFVPPLLRHRAHQPSALPIGFGQTISKPFTVGLMTMLLELRGDEHVLEVGTGSGYQGAILARLARSVVSVERIAPLADRARTTLDELGLENITVLAHDGTVGAPDHAPFDAIIVTACAPQLPPLLVGQLRDGGRLLIPVNRGKEQVLYRYQRRGEEVLVEQSVSCRFVPLLSGIAAAAAAGALNDTLTDAVPGDETGGDDLA
- the surE gene encoding 5'/3'-nucleotidase SurE, giving the protein MKHVLISNDDGIDAHGLGVLVDAISSLDGYRVTVVAPHDQQSASSHSLTLTSPLRIIDHGPGRYAVTGTPTDSVLVAMEKILRSDPPDVVMSGINHGPNMGEDVIYSGTVAAAMEGTMFNIPSYAFSLAAWHPTDFSGAAAFIRAAIDDILAFPLRKGSLLNINIPDGPVDNIQGIRVTRLGSRVYQNVITDQVDPHGKPYFWIGGQGPTWARADGTDYNAVEEGYVSLTPLMVDLTHYGLHQEMKRLEREGLPRPGDSGSAAG
- a CDS encoding glycosyltransferase family 2 protein, translated to MTYGAILPALNAARFLPDVIGRIRAAQPDVRVLVVDDGSSDGTADAARAAGAEVAVHEVNKGKGEALKTGYAWAQRENLAWVFTMDSDGQHLPEEMQGFRDAADQGGLDVVVGTRMAATADMPWLRKMTNLFTSWVISRLAGCEIPDSQNGYRLYRVACFAGLVLRTSRYDSESEILVRLARRGHRIGSAPITTVYGDEVSSINPFVDTGRFFRLVFMLLTSRE
- a CDS encoding MerR family transcriptional regulator — protein: MAGKPDYPSKLYYSISEVAGITGIKAHVLRYWEGEFPSLKPRKTRTGSRRYRAPDIDEIFAIKELLYEQGFKIAGARKALREQRKAKPAEAEIPAQTQMTLGFESMSDPERLAYLKAELGEILRLVRELKAETAPTAPKAMKGEG
- a CDS encoding NAD(P)-dependent glycerol-3-phosphate dehydrogenase, which produces MKAALLGTGSWATSFGRHLCHKWERVVLWGIDARQVDSINQTGTNPDFLGDIRLPPNMRATLDLDDTLRDADIVFVVVPSQVVREVMRKVAASSRFRAGAPIVNMAKGFEVSTLERISEVIGEELTQAGIADQHPVAVLLGPSHAEEVALEQPTAVVLSGGPGGDWSHWQTWIAGPFFRVYTNDDMAGVEIASGFKNIIALAVGMADGLGAGDNTRGTLMTRGMFELARLGCALGGRKETFFGLAGIGDMITTCISRHSRNRNFGEAVTQGPRTPDEILAGSIQVVEGVHMTRAALKLSEKLGVELPITKQVHDVLFSGKPPRQAMRELMERELRDEADG
- the plsY gene encoding glycerol-3-phosphate 1-O-acyltransferase PlsY — protein: MLLILFLLLAFGLGSIPFSFIIGKQVKGIDLRQHGSGNLGATNVFRTLGPGWGILCLVLDMAKGAGAVALMTALVNTWPEGEPTPFHITPDLFRIFAGFVSAMGHTFSPFVGFHGGKGVATTGGAFAVLEPFAVLVTLAAFGAVFATTRIVSLASITAASVLPLAVFFFELKSLETSKTIIAFTLLICGWVIFKHRTNIARLRAGTEGRIGGGPAPGPDDDGAPPTS
- the der gene encoding ribosome biogenesis GTPase Der, which encodes MALRTVAIVGRPNVGKSTLFNRIIGERRSVVHETAGVTRDRITETTDWAGHPFILLDTGGIIPFGETVSDFDAVVTEIAQHAIDDADVVLFLVDGKVGPMAWDEAIARDLRRKNKPVVLCVNKLEKESEQHAVHEFYKLGLGEPVGISALHGHNVGDLLDSVVAGFPQHEVETPCDCRVAIVGRPNVGKSSVLNILTGHNHALVSEISGTTRDSVHTDLKWHGKTIRLIDTAGLRRKSKVTEAIEVFSNMRSIRALEQCDVAVFIVDAAAGSANQDAKIAGMIHDQGKGVVVIFNKWDLVSKETNTHNEHWEKFCQDVPFLTYAPWFMISALTKQRTGRIMEKVWEVHENRQKRVSTSEVNAVMERIVSFQQPRAHGGGVGKIYYTTQIESAPPTFLMSVNEPKFFARNYLRFINNQLRKEYGFTGSRIFVKMKKH
- a CDS encoding DUF512 domain-containing protein, with protein sequence MITLIRSFPRPLDALHDWQPGDHITHLDGRPIEDILDLYYYAPEEKRTTLHIRRRTGEICRVVMDPADIDRVTDCFAPMEFKTCAADCVFCFIDQNPAGMRDQIYVKDEDYRFSFLYGNYITLTSMNRKGFQRIIEQRMSPLYVSVHATDIDVRTRMLGIKRRFDIIAMLRELGEAGIEIHTQVVLCPGWNDGAILERTFRDLLELGVPVADGEEAFTTVCERGYGYERTDEGLPDYSDVVAAADAEQPPGGVKSLAIVPVGLSAHRKGLTKLDPVTPALAAEVVDQVAGWQAEARERLGYSFVYLSDEFFLAAERPFPAAATYDGFWQVDNAIGLTCRLRDTWAEELDWAAEDGDEPRQPLTVLTGELAARAWRREFAPVLDRPGLPPVEVVGVENRFYGHTVTVAGLLTGADLRRALLQLPPDPVRTVVFSPRVINADGLTLDGMTLAEIGADQPHRLHLGEEDGFVDFWRRLG